From a region of the Helianthus annuus cultivar XRQ/B chromosome 5, HanXRQr2.0-SUNRISE, whole genome shotgun sequence genome:
- the LOC110941977 gene encoding shikimate O-hydroxycinnamoyltransferase isoform X1 — protein MKVVVRESTMVRPAEETPKVKLWNSCLELIAPNFYTLLVYFYRPNGAPNFFDTKVMKDALSRALVAFYPIAGRLRQGKDGRSEIDCQGQGVLFLEAESDGVIDDFGEFAPQLELLKLFPYQGIDLDLLLVLQVTYFKCGGVSLGVGMHHHVMDGMSAMHFINTWSDMARGLGITLPPFIDRTLLRAQDPPQPVFDHVEYHTDPTVPSDETKTVYSIFKLTQDQLNTLKAKSKEADASPISYSTFEIVSGHVWKCVCKARGLGDNQATKLKIAVDGRARLQPPLPPGYFGNVIFTAAAKATAGEIQSKPFWYASSKIHNALAMMTNDHLKSALNYLEQHLDIKREDYMHTNLQVISWTNLPIHDADFGWGRPIYMGPARIPSGGRCYVLPSPINDGSLSIIIGLEVEQMKLFSKLLYATIIDPFISRL, from the exons ATGAAGGTGGTGGTAAGAGAATCGACGATGGTGAGGCCAGCCGAGGAGACACCGAAGGTGAAGCTATGGAACTCTTGCCTCGAACTCATTGCCCCCAACTTTTACACACTACTGGTGTATTTTTACCGGCCCAATGGTGCTCCCAACTTCTTTGATACGAAAGTAATGAAGGACGCTTTGAGCAGGGCGTTGGTTGCGTTTTACCCAATTGCAGGGCGACTTAGACAAGGAAAAGACGGCCGAAGTGAGATTGATTGTCAAGGACAAGGTGTGTTGTTTTTGGAAGCTGAGTCCGATGGTGTCATCGATGATTTCGGTGAATTTGCACCTCAATTGGAGTTGTTGAAACTCTTTCCCTATCAGGGAATTGACTTGGATCTTTTGCTAGTCTTGCAG GTAACATACTTTAAATGTGGCGGGGTTTCGCTAGGAGTCGGTATGCACCATCATGTCATGGATGGGATGTCTGCGATGCACTTCATTAACACATGGTCCGATATGGCTCGTGGCCTTGGCATCACTCTCCCACCTTTCATAGACCGGACCCTCCTCCGTGCACAAGACCCACCACAACCTGTTTTTGACCACGTCGAATACCACACGGATCCAACAGTCCCATCAGATGAAACCAAAACCGTCTACTCAATTTTCAAGTTAACACAAGACCAACTCAATACGCTCAAAGCAAAATCAAAGGAAGCTGATGCTAGCCCAATCAGTTACAGCACTTTTGAAATTGTCTCGGGCCATGTTTGGAAGTGCGTGTGTAAAGCCCGTGGGCTGGGAGATAATCAGGCCACCAAGCTCAAAATTGCAGTCGATGGACGGGCCCGCTTACAACCACCACTTCCACCTGGCTATTTTGGAAATGTAATCTTTACAGCCGCTGCTAAAGCAACTGCTGGCGAAATTCAATCCAAGCCTTTCTGGTACGCTTCAAGTAAAATTCATAATGCTTTAGCGATGATGACTAACGATCATCTAAAATCAGCACTCAATTATCTAGAACAACACCTGGATATAAAGCGTGAGGATTATATGCACACGAATCTTCAAGTAATAAGTTGGACTAATCTCCCGATTCACGACGCTGACTTTGGATGGGGCCGGCCCATCTACATGGGCCCTGCACGGATCCCATCAGGAGGTAGGTGTTATGTGTTACCAAGCCCGATAAACGATGGGAGCTTATCGATCATCATTGGGCTGGAGGTTGAACAAATGAAGCTTTTCAGTAAATTGTTGTATGCAACAATAATTGATCCTTTTATCAGTAGGTtatag
- the LOC110941977 gene encoding shikimate O-hydroxycinnamoyltransferase isoform X2, which produces MKVVVRESTMVRPAEETPKVKLWNSCLELIAPNFYTLLVYFYRPNGAPNFFDTKVMKDALSRALVAFYPIAGRLRQGKDGRSEIDCQGQGVLFLEAESDGVIDDFGEFAPQLELLKLFPYQGIDLDLLLVLQVTYFKCGGVSLGVGMHHHVMDGMSAMHFINTWSDMARGLGITLPPFIDRTLLRAQDPPQPVFDHVEYHTDPTVPSDETKTVYSIFKLTQDQLNTLKAKSKEADASPISYSTFEIVSGHVWKCVCKARGLGDNQATKLKIAVDGRARLQPPLPPGYFGNVIFTAAAKATAGEIQSKPF; this is translated from the exons ATGAAGGTGGTGGTAAGAGAATCGACGATGGTGAGGCCAGCCGAGGAGACACCGAAGGTGAAGCTATGGAACTCTTGCCTCGAACTCATTGCCCCCAACTTTTACACACTACTGGTGTATTTTTACCGGCCCAATGGTGCTCCCAACTTCTTTGATACGAAAGTAATGAAGGACGCTTTGAGCAGGGCGTTGGTTGCGTTTTACCCAATTGCAGGGCGACTTAGACAAGGAAAAGACGGCCGAAGTGAGATTGATTGTCAAGGACAAGGTGTGTTGTTTTTGGAAGCTGAGTCCGATGGTGTCATCGATGATTTCGGTGAATTTGCACCTCAATTGGAGTTGTTGAAACTCTTTCCCTATCAGGGAATTGACTTGGATCTTTTGCTAGTCTTGCAG GTAACATACTTTAAATGTGGCGGGGTTTCGCTAGGAGTCGGTATGCACCATCATGTCATGGATGGGATGTCTGCGATGCACTTCATTAACACATGGTCCGATATGGCTCGTGGCCTTGGCATCACTCTCCCACCTTTCATAGACCGGACCCTCCTCCGTGCACAAGACCCACCACAACCTGTTTTTGACCACGTCGAATACCACACGGATCCAACAGTCCCATCAGATGAAACCAAAACCGTCTACTCAATTTTCAAGTTAACACAAGACCAACTCAATACGCTCAAAGCAAAATCAAAGGAAGCTGATGCTAGCCCAATCAGTTACAGCACTTTTGAAATTGTCTCGGGCCATGTTTGGAAGTGCGTGTGTAAAGCCCGTGGGCTGGGAGATAATCAGGCCACCAAGCTCAAAATTGCAGTCGATGGACGGGCCCGCTTACAACCACCACTTCCACCTGGCTATTTTGGAAATGTAATCTTTACAGCCGCTGCTAAAGCAACTGCTGGCGAAATTCAATCCAAGCCTTTCTG A